A DNA window from Malus domestica chromosome 12, GDT2T_hap1 contains the following coding sequences:
- the LOC139189815 gene encoding uncharacterized protein, with protein MSPFEALYGRACRTPLCWSEVGERVLEGPEIVDEPTQNVQVIKANLKAAQDRQKSIADRHATDRVYDVGNLVFLKLSPWRGVVRFGKRGKLSPRYIGPYEITERIGEVAYRLELLLELSKVHNVFHVSMLRHYVSNPLHVIPPQHLEINPDLTYDEEPVTILDWKDKVLKNKTVSLVKVLWKNHSVEEATWETEDRMREMYPRLFYEY; from the coding sequence atgtcaccatttgaggcactttatggtagagcttgtcgtacgccattgtgttggtcagaggtgGGTGAAAGAGTGCTAGAgggcccagagattgtggatgagcctactcaaaatgttcaggtgattaaggCTAACCTAAAAGCggcccaagatcgacaaaagagtaTAGCAGATAGACATGCTACTGATCGAGTTTATGACGTGGGTAATTTGGTGTTCTTGAAgttgtcaccttggagaggtgtagtaCGGTTTGGAAAGAGAGGCAAGCTAAGTCCTAGATATATAGGACCATATGAGATCACTgagaggattggtgaagttgcttacagattGGAGTTGCTTCTGGAGTTATCTAAGGTTCATAATGTAtttcatgtctcgatgcttcgacattatgtttcaaaCCCTTtgcatgtgattcctcctcaacatttggaaattaatccggatttgacgtatgatgaggaaccagtcactatcttggattggaaagacaaggttCTAAAGAATAAGACGGTGAGTTTGGTGAAAGTATTGTGGAAGAACCACTCagtagaagaagctacttgggagacagaagatcgaatgagagagatgtatccgaggttattttatgagtattaa